The following are encoded together in the Desulfomicrobium apsheronum genome:
- a CDS encoding 4Fe-4S dicluster domain-containing protein, translating to MFIDTTRCTACRGCQVACKQWHDHEAVPTKQTGTHQNPPDLTPNNFKLVRFSEHKIDGHVHWLFFPDQCRHCLQPACKATADMYVEDAIVVDEATGIVVCTEKTKELTKEQCDEIIDSCPYNIPRRNEISGELVKCDMCIDRVQAGLVPMCVKSCCTGAMSFGEREDMLIKAKLRLTEAQAEIERPKSELETKIVCDVHKSCTILDEEDLGVIYFLEMPREMYHQYAGREIKPLNRADFLAGLAKPFKNMLG from the coding sequence ATCTTCATCGATACCACCCGCTGCACGGCTTGCCGTGGCTGTCAGGTGGCGTGCAAACAGTGGCACGACCATGAGGCCGTGCCCACAAAACAGACCGGCACCCATCAGAATCCGCCGGATCTGACCCCCAACAACTTCAAACTGGTCCGTTTCTCCGAACACAAGATCGACGGGCACGTTCATTGGCTTTTCTTTCCCGATCAGTGCCGCCATTGTCTGCAACCTGCCTGCAAGGCCACGGCGGACATGTATGTGGAAGACGCCATCGTGGTCGATGAGGCCACGGGGATTGTCGTCTGCACGGAAAAGACCAAGGAATTGACCAAGGAGCAGTGCGACGAGATCATTGATTCCTGCCCCTACAACATCCCGCGCCGTAACGAGATCTCGGGTGAACTGGTCAAGTGCGACATGTGCATCGATCGCGTTCAGGCCGGTCTTGTGCCCATGTGCGTGAAGAGTTGCTGCACAGGAGCCATGAGCTTCGGCGAACGTGAGGACATGCTCATCAAGGCCAAGTTGCGCCTCACCGAGGCCCAGGCAGAGATCGAGAGACCAAAGTCCGAACTTGAGACCAAGATCGTCTGTGATGTGCACAAGAGCTGCACGATATTGGATGAGGAAGATCTGGGCGTTATCTATTTTCTGGAGATGCCTAGGGAAATGTACCATCAATATGCTGGCCGCGAGATCAAGCCCCTGAACAGGGCCGATTTCCTGGCGGGTTTGGCGAAACCTTTCAAGAACATGCTAGGTTAG
- the fdnG gene encoding formate dehydrogenase-N subunit alpha has translation MATFSRRGFMKITGAGVAAMSLGQLGFDLKPAYAYAKGLKIEGAKEVISTCAFCSCGCEIIMHIKDGKIVSSEGNPDYPVSEGALCAKGAAFYQMHVSDHRVLKPRYRAAGGEKWEEKDWDWVLDRIARKMKDTRDKDFMLKNEKGQTVNRWESYFQLGTSQMDNEECALTHQLCRALGGLNIDHQARVUHSPTVAALGESFGRGAMTQHWIDIKNANAVLIMGSNAAEHHPISFKWVLKAKDAGAKVIHVDPKFSRTSARSDLHVPLRSGTDIAFLGGMVKYILENDLIQKEYVAEYTNAAFILGDGYTFEDGLFSGFDPATGKYDKTTWAFAKDEKGVPLRDKTLQNPRCVYQLLKKHYDRYNLDRVSSITGVSKENLLIVYETYSATGKPDKAGTMMYALGWTQHSVGCQNIRLGCMIQLLLGNIGVAGGGVNALRGEPNVQGSTDHALLWHILPGYHAVPTTAWPTLTDYLKANTPVTNDPKSLNWWGNRPKYVVSLLKGWFGDNATAENEFGYGLLPKAEPGVDYASMFQFDRMYEGKIKGGMIFGHNPAVSMPNTHKIRAALKNLDWLVVGEVHDTETASFWRNPSEDPKKIKTEVFLLPSCQRGEKDGTTSNSGRWHQWHHKGYEPAGESRSMGWMLVEIGKRVRALYEKEKGAFPEGLLSHTWPKEYNADEMARMINGVFTRDVTIKDKTYKKGDQVPSFPSLQADGSTTSLNWLYCGCYPEAGKNLAKRRDLTQTPMQAKLGLFPSYTWAWPVNRRILYNRASVDPKGNPFNPELPVILWEGGKWIGDIPDGGAPPMAEEKGTYPFIMQSEGHGHLFGPGRVDGPFPEHYEPAETPIAKNPFSSRMNNPCMKVAKSDMDLLAKPADPKYPIVLTTYSLTEHWCGGGDTRNTPYLLEAEPQQYVEMSHELAAEKGIKNGDVVVVESIRGKVEAIAMVTVRIVPFQVEGKTVHLIGMPFCFGWTTPGVGDATNRLTPSVGDPNTTIPEYKACLVNIRKADKVTELSV, from the coding sequence CATGCACATCAAGGACGGCAAGATTGTCAGCTCCGAAGGCAATCCTGACTATCCCGTCAGCGAAGGCGCGTTGTGCGCCAAGGGTGCTGCGTTCTATCAGATGCATGTCAGCGACCATCGCGTGCTCAAGCCAAGGTATCGCGCCGCAGGCGGCGAGAAGTGGGAAGAGAAGGATTGGGATTGGGTTCTGGATCGCATTGCACGCAAGATGAAAGACACGCGTGACAAAGACTTCATGCTCAAAAATGAAAAGGGACAGACCGTCAACCGTTGGGAGTCCTATTTCCAGCTCGGCACCTCCCAGATGGACAATGAGGAATGCGCATTGACCCATCAGCTTTGCCGCGCGCTGGGAGGCCTGAACATCGATCATCAGGCACGGGTCTGACACAGCCCCACTGTAGCGGCTCTGGGAGAGTCGTTTGGACGCGGTGCAATGACCCAGCATTGGATTGACATCAAGAATGCCAATGCAGTTCTGATTATGGGCAGCAATGCTGCCGAACATCACCCTATTTCCTTCAAATGGGTGCTCAAGGCCAAGGATGCGGGGGCCAAGGTGATCCACGTGGATCCGAAATTCTCGCGTACGTCGGCCAGAAGCGATTTACACGTTCCGCTCCGAAGCGGCACGGACATAGCTTTCCTGGGCGGCATGGTGAAGTACATTCTGGAGAACGATCTGATCCAGAAAGAATACGTGGCCGAGTACACCAATGCGGCCTTCATCCTTGGTGACGGCTACACGTTCGAAGATGGCCTTTTTTCAGGTTTCGACCCCGCGACCGGGAAATACGACAAGACGACCTGGGCATTCGCCAAGGACGAGAAGGGCGTGCCCTTGCGCGACAAGACGTTGCAGAACCCGCGTTGCGTGTATCAGCTGCTCAAGAAGCACTATGATCGCTACAATCTTGACAGGGTTTCCTCCATAACCGGCGTGTCGAAGGAAAATCTTCTCATTGTCTATGAGACGTACTCCGCCACGGGCAAGCCCGACAAGGCCGGCACCATGATGTATGCCTTGGGCTGGACCCAGCATTCCGTGGGTTGTCAGAATATCCGCTTGGGCTGCATGATCCAGCTCTTGCTGGGCAACATCGGCGTGGCCGGCGGCGGCGTCAACGCCCTGCGCGGCGAGCCCAATGTCCAGGGGTCCACGGACCATGCCCTCCTGTGGCACATCCTGCCCGGCTACCACGCCGTTCCGACCACGGCCTGGCCCACTTTGACCGATTATTTAAAGGCGAACACGCCGGTCACCAACGACCCCAAGAGTCTGAACTGGTGGGGCAACAGGCCCAAGTACGTGGTCAGTCTTCTCAAAGGATGGTTTGGCGACAATGCCACGGCCGAGAACGAGTTCGGTTACGGACTGCTGCCCAAGGCCGAACCGGGCGTGGATTACGCCAGCATGTTCCAGTTCGACAGAATGTACGAAGGCAAGATCAAGGGTGGCATGATTTTCGGCCATAACCCGGCCGTGAGCATGCCCAACACGCACAAGATCCGCGCCGCTTTGAAGAACCTCGACTGGCTGGTGGTGGGCGAAGTCCACGATACCGAGACGGCGTCCTTCTGGCGCAATCCGAGCGAGGATCCCAAGAAGATCAAGACCGAGGTGTTTTTGCTTCCTTCCTGCCAGCGCGGCGAAAAGGACGGCACTACCTCCAATTCCGGTCGCTGGCATCAGTGGCACCACAAAGGCTACGAGCCCGCGGGCGAAAGCCGTTCCATGGGATGGATGCTGGTGGAGATCGGCAAGCGAGTCCGCGCTCTGTATGAAAAGGAGAAGGGCGCGTTTCCCGAAGGTCTGCTGAGCCATACCTGGCCCAAGGAATACAACGCCGACGAAATGGCCCGCATGATCAACGGCGTCTTCACTCGCGACGTGACCATCAAGGACAAGACCTACAAGAAAGGTGACCAGGTTCCGTCCTTTCCCTCGTTGCAGGCGGACGGTTCCACGACCAGTCTGAACTGGCTCTACTGTGGCTGTTATCCGGAAGCGGGCAAGAATCTGGCCAAGCGCCGCGATCTGACCCAGACCCCCATGCAGGCCAAGCTCGGACTGTTCCCGAGTTATACTTGGGCCTGGCCCGTAAACCGCCGTATTCTCTACAACCGTGCTTCCGTTGACCCGAAGGGGAATCCTTTCAATCCGGAACTGCCGGTCATTTTGTGGGAAGGCGGGAAATGGATAGGCGACATTCCGGACGGTGGCGCTCCGCCAATGGCCGAGGAAAAGGGCACCTATCCTTTCATTATGCAGTCGGAAGGCCATGGCCATCTCTTTGGTCCAGGCCGGGTGGATGGTCCATTTCCGGAACATTACGAGCCAGCCGAAACCCCGATAGCCAAGAACCCGTTCTCAAGCCGGATGAACAATCCGTGCATGAAAGTAGCCAAGAGCGATATGGACCTGCTGGCCAAACCGGCGGACCCCAAATACCCCATCGTGCTGACCACATACAGCCTGACCGAGCACTGGTGCGGCGGCGGCGACACCCGCAACACTCCGTATCTGCTTGAAGCTGAACCGCAGCAGTATGTGGAAATGAGTCACGAGTTGGCAGCTGAAAAGGGCATCAAGAACGGCGACGTGGTCGTGGTCGAGAGCATCCGCGGAAAGGTCGAGGCCATCGCCATGGTCACGGTGCGCATCGTGCCGTTCCAGGTGGAAGGCAAGACCGTGCATCTTATCGGCATGCCCTTCTGCTTTGGTTGGACTACCCCCGGCGTGGGCGACGCCACCAACCGTCTGACACCCTCGGTGGGTGACCCCAATACCACCATTCCGGAGTACAAGGCGTGTCTGGTGAACATCCGCAAGGCCGACAAGGTCACGGAACTGTCCGTTTAA